The window TTCTGGAAATCAATGCCAGAATCATTGACGTGGAAACCGCTTCGATTATTGCGGCTGAAAACGTAAAGAGTTCCGCCGCAGTTCGGCTTCAGGACCTGGTCGTACAAATGTCTGCAAAAATAATTAAAAATTTCCCCCTTGAAGGCTATATTGTCAGCCGAAAGACCGGGAAACCGAAAGCTTCCATCGATCTTGGCAGGATAGCTGGCGTGAGAGAAGGCATGGAGTTCATCGTTTATAAAGAAGGAAAAATCATACGACATCCAAAAACCAAGGAAGTACTGGATGTCGAGACTGTCGAAACAGGCAAAATAGTCATCACCAAGGTCAGAAATAAGATTTCAAAGGCTGATATCCTTGAAGAAATAGTCCCCGGCGTTATCTCATTTGGACAGATGGTTAAGAGCGTGGGCCCTTTGACTCCGATACATCCTGATGCAACTGTCGACAGAGCTCTGAGAACCGCGCGATCAGACCGCCGATCCAGAAGAAGAGCACCAGCAGCAACTGTTTCTGAAATTCTCTACCTGTTAAAATCACCAAACTACAAAGAAAAAATTAAAGGGGCTCAATACACCGTTAAATCATTTCCGACCAATCCTCAACTGTTAAAGGCTGCAGAAACAGAGCTTTTAAAAGGATATGGGGTAAGGACAAGAGATAAAAATCATGCTGAGGCAATGGCATGGATGTGTAACGTTCTTGGTCGCTCGAAGCAGGTCCAGTATAAAGACACACTGCAAATGGTTTATAAAAATGCAGCCAGTAGAAGAGTGAGAAAATATGCCAGAAAAAATTATAAAATTTTAAGGTAACCATTTTTTAGTTAGACTCTAAAACTCTGTCACTCTGAGGCCTTTGAAGAATAGTATATTTTCAAAGGCTTCTAAAAGTTTTCCTCAAGCAAAACGATCCTCAAACACAGTTCTCCCCAGGCGAACCCATAGACCGTCAGGAAAATATACATGAAACAGGTTTTAATTACAGATGCAGTGACTATCACTTCGTTGGGGAACGATCTTGAACAGCTATGGCAGGGGCTGATGTCCGGTAAAACAGGAATAAAGA is drawn from Thermodesulfobacteriota bacterium and contains these coding sequences:
- a CDS encoding CsgG/HfaB family protein; this translates as MKRYIAFMIILALFLSVPLGAKADFKRTKIAVLDFDLKGSGFETEDMGAIVAEWFITAFVKEGRFDVVERGLLKKILDEQKLGMSGIVDEATATKIGKLLGVKVIISGSVLKLQRILEINARIIDVETASIIAAENVKSSAAVRLQDLVVQMSAKIIKNFPLEGYIVSRKTGKPKASIDLGRIAGVREGMEFIVYKEGKIIRHPKTKEVLDVETVETGKIVITKVRNKISKADILEEIVPGVISFGQMVKSVGPLTPIHPDATVDRALRTARSDRRSRRRAPAATVSEILYLLKSPNYKEKIKGAQYTVKSFPTNPQLLKAAETELLKGYGVRTRDKNHAEAMAWMCNVLGRSKQVQYKDTLQMVYKNAASRRVRKYARKNYKILR